One genomic region from Evansella sp. LMS18 encodes:
- a CDS encoding acetyl/propionyl/methylcrotonyl-CoA carboxylase subunit alpha, with product MALIKKILIANRGEIALRIIKSCKKLGIETVAVYSDADQDLPFVQSADEAVNIGESQAQKSYLHMEKILQVAKIKNADAIHPGYGFLSENPNFPKKCEKEGLIFIGPDEKIIQAMGSKIHARNKMKEAGVPVLPGCEGIEDLDEAVKMAEELGYPLMLKASAGGGGMGMKVLQNKEDLEKAFNSTVQQAKNFFGDGSIYLEKLIENPHHIEVQLLSDHHGNTVHLYDRECSVQRRNQKVIEEGPSPFLSEAKRQEICETAVKGAVSIGYKNAGTMEFLVDENQNYYFLEMNTRLQVEHPVTEEVTGLDLVELQIKVAAGEKLPFTQEEVERKGHAVECRLYAEDPKTFFPSPGPLNTFKFPEDNTRLDFGYEEGDKVSPFYDPMLGKIITSGKDREEAIRNMEKALDGVTVEGITTNLPLLQQVMKDDEFVSGMYTTKLLQNMNDRREKVES from the coding sequence ATGGCGCTAATAAAAAAAATTTTAATAGCTAACAGAGGAGAAATTGCTCTTCGTATTATAAAAAGCTGCAAGAAACTTGGGATCGAGACAGTTGCAGTATATTCTGACGCAGACCAGGACCTTCCGTTTGTCCAGTCCGCTGACGAGGCAGTTAATATTGGAGAATCTCAAGCACAAAAGAGTTACCTCCATATGGAGAAGATTCTGCAGGTCGCTAAAATCAAAAATGCTGACGCAATTCATCCAGGATATGGCTTTTTATCCGAAAACCCGAATTTTCCTAAAAAATGTGAAAAAGAAGGTCTCATTTTTATCGGTCCGGATGAAAAAATCATTCAGGCGATGGGAAGTAAAATACATGCAAGAAATAAAATGAAAGAAGCAGGTGTTCCGGTACTTCCTGGCTGCGAAGGCATTGAAGACCTTGACGAAGCAGTAAAAATGGCTGAAGAGCTTGGTTATCCATTAATGCTGAAAGCCAGTGCAGGCGGTGGAGGTATGGGAATGAAGGTTCTTCAAAATAAGGAAGATCTGGAAAAAGCCTTTAATTCCACAGTACAGCAGGCTAAAAACTTCTTTGGTGATGGGTCTATTTATCTGGAGAAATTAATCGAAAACCCTCATCATATTGAAGTGCAGCTTCTTAGTGACCATCATGGCAACACAGTCCACTTATATGACCGGGAATGCTCGGTACAAAGAAGGAATCAGAAGGTAATTGAAGAAGGTCCTTCTCCGTTCCTTAGTGAAGCTAAACGCCAGGAAATATGTGAAACAGCTGTAAAAGGTGCCGTTTCTATCGGATATAAAAATGCAGGAACTATGGAATTTCTTGTAGACGAAAATCAAAACTATTATTTTCTGGAAATGAATACCCGCCTTCAGGTAGAGCATCCTGTTACTGAGGAAGTTACAGGCCTTGATTTAGTAGAGTTGCAGATTAAAGTTGCAGCAGGGGAAAAATTACCTTTTACCCAGGAAGAAGTGGAAAGAAAAGGGCATGCCGTTGAATGCCGTCTCTATGCGGAAGATCCTAAAACCTTTTTCCCGTCTCCTGGCCCACTAAATACATTTAAGTTTCCTGAGGACAATACTCGGCTTGACTTCGGTTATGAGGAAGGTGACAAAGTCTCGCCATTCTATGATCCTATGCTCGGCAAGATAATTACTTCCGGAAAAGACAGGGAAGAAGCGATCCGTAATATGGAGAAAGCTTTAGATGGTGTTACTGTGGAAGGGATAACAACGAACCTTCCATTACTTCAGCAAGTCATGAAGGACGATGAATTCGTTTCAGGGATGTACACTACCAAACTACTCCAGAATATGAACGACAGGAGGGAGAAGGTTGAAAGTTGA
- a CDS encoding LamB/YcsF family protein → MKVDLNCDMGESFGNYSLGFDEEMMEFISSANIACGYHAGDPHVMRKTVEWAKASGTGVGAHPGFPDLIGFGRRHLKVTPEEVKDYITYQMGALREFARASGLTIQHCKPHGALYMMAMEDEKLARAFLEAVAEADDKMIVFALNNSAVVQQGEVMGVPVAKEGYADRQHTKDGSIVLTRKSAMVEDNEVAAERVVRMVKEGKVTTHQDEEASITVDTVCIHGDTPNSLDLVKAITDALKRENISITSVKDVLGV, encoded by the coding sequence TTGAAAGTTGATCTGAATTGCGATATGGGTGAGAGCTTTGGAAATTATTCTTTAGGCTTTGATGAAGAGATGATGGAATTCATCTCTTCCGCCAACATTGCATGCGGCTACCATGCGGGTGACCCGCATGTAATGAGAAAAACGGTAGAATGGGCAAAGGCAAGCGGAACCGGGGTCGGAGCCCATCCTGGTTTTCCTGACCTCATTGGGTTTGGGCGTCGTCATTTGAAAGTTACACCAGAAGAAGTGAAGGATTACATAACTTATCAGATGGGAGCCCTGAGAGAGTTTGCAAGAGCATCAGGACTGACAATCCAGCACTGTAAACCACACGGAGCACTCTATATGATGGCGATGGAGGATGAAAAGCTTGCACGCGCGTTTCTGGAAGCTGTTGCTGAAGCAGATGATAAAATGATTGTTTTTGCGCTGAATAATTCAGCTGTCGTTCAGCAAGGGGAAGTAATGGGTGTACCTGTAGCGAAGGAAGGCTACGCCGACAGGCAGCATACGAAAGACGGCTCTATCGTTCTAACAAGAAAAAGCGCTATGGTGGAAGATAACGAGGTGGCTGCAGAAAGAGTCGTAAGGATGGTCAAGGAAGGCAAGGTAACTACTCACCAGGATGAAGAGGCTTCTATTACTGTCGATACAGTATGCATCCACGGAGATACTCCAAACTCACTTGACCTTGTAAAAGCCATCACTGATGCTTTAAAAAGAGAAAACATTTCTATTACTTCAGTAAAAGATGTTCTGGGAGTGTAA
- a CDS encoding acetyl-CoA carboxylase, with protein MSEKAIISPLPGVFYRKPSPEEGNYVEEGQQVEAGDVIGLVEVMKNFHEIKAQERGTVESFLVENETVIDAGQEVAKLK; from the coding sequence ATGTCAGAAAAAGCAATCATCTCCCCATTACCAGGAGTATTTTACAGAAAGCCAAGCCCGGAGGAAGGAAATTATGTGGAAGAAGGCCAACAAGTAGAAGCGGGCGATGTTATCGGCCTCGTTGAAGTGATGAAAAACTTCCATGAAATAAAGGCTCAGGAAAGAGGCACGGTCGAATCTTTTCTCGTAGAAAATGAAACGGTAATTGATGCCGGCCAGGAAGTTGCAAAACTTAAGTAA
- a CDS encoding biotin-dependent carboxyltransferase family protein has product MIKVLEPGLETTVQDKGREGYYEIGMPPSGAMDRYSYLAGNLLVGNEENASSLEITYMGPKLQFEEDAVIAVTGGEIPPKINEEPVPMWTTLTIKKGDILSFDFVKSGARVYLAIAGGIDVPVLQGSRSTYTLCQIGGFEGRALKAGDELEIGDMQETSVKEGTTVPEEFVPVYKKSHEIRVIIGLCSYRLTEESKQRFLDLEWKVTPEANRVGYRFKGERLDFVEREQPFGAGSNPSNVTDLGYPIGSIQVPDGIEPIALLNDAVTGGGYATIATVISTDLSHMAQIKTNETVKFKAVDLDEALEARKEVRRKLDKIRELTTGKK; this is encoded by the coding sequence ATGATTAAAGTTCTGGAGCCAGGCCTTGAAACAACTGTGCAGGATAAAGGACGGGAAGGTTATTACGAAATAGGGATGCCTCCATCCGGGGCAATGGACCGTTATTCATACTTAGCGGGAAATTTGCTTGTTGGTAATGAAGAGAATGCCTCTTCATTGGAAATAACATATATGGGTCCGAAGCTTCAGTTTGAAGAAGATGCGGTAATCGCAGTTACAGGCGGAGAAATTCCACCGAAAATTAACGAGGAACCTGTGCCGATGTGGACCACATTAACAATCAAAAAAGGAGATATACTTTCCTTTGACTTTGTTAAAAGCGGGGCGAGAGTCTACCTCGCAATCGCCGGAGGAATTGATGTCCCGGTACTTCAGGGCTCCAGATCCACTTATACGCTTTGCCAGATAGGCGGATTTGAAGGAAGAGCACTGAAAGCGGGAGATGAACTTGAGATAGGGGACATGCAGGAGACTTCTGTAAAAGAAGGAACAACTGTCCCGGAAGAATTCGTACCGGTTTATAAGAAATCACATGAAATAAGGGTAATTATTGGTCTTTGCAGCTACAGGCTTACAGAAGAGAGTAAACAAAGATTTTTAGATTTGGAATGGAAGGTAACCCCGGAAGCAAACAGAGTGGGATACCGGTTCAAAGGAGAAAGGCTGGACTTCGTGGAAAGAGAGCAGCCGTTCGGTGCGGGAAGCAATCCTTCCAACGTGACTGATCTTGGTTATCCTATCGGATCTATTCAGGTGCCAGATGGCATTGAACCGATAGCTCTCCTGAACGATGCGGTAACAGGCGGAGGCTATGCGACTATCGCGACGGTTATCAGCACAGACCTGAGCCATATGGCGCAAATTAAAACGAATGAAACTGTTAAATTCAAGGCGGTTGACCTTGATGAAGCCCTCGAAGCAAGGAAAGAAGTGCGCAGGAAGCTGGACAAAATCAGAGAACTGACAACAGGAAAAAAATAA
- a CDS encoding sigma-54-dependent Fis family transcriptional regulator gives MMASKEELELVNEELEEIFQASFAEIFVTDQNGVVLRVNSVCEENYGLSSEEIIGKHVKDLEKQGIFYPSATLKVIEKGKPIEILQETGFGRFLHVQARPIMDKSGYLKRVISYSRDLTELSQLKRKIEEMEDKIEIFKKELQEPLYVDGFITKSQSLKKVMALIQKIAKVNSTVLILGETGVGKSKFARLIHSYSDRETKVFNEINCAALPPQLIESELFGYEGGSFTGAFREGKKGLIELSNQGTLFLDEIGEIPLEVQGKLLQVLQEKKVRPVGSNKTLSVDVRIISATNKNLEEMVEKGQFRKDLFYRLNVIPVYVPPLRERKEDIFPLVYHFLDYFNRLYNSKVRFSPKVLDALLDYRWDGNIRELENIVERLVVTGDDIITLRDLPAAIRQVNKSFKGKRLSDLMADFEKSIIEEAYERHHSSYKVAEELGISQSAATRKIKKYIHQPELAVISNNDFMLNTEQDS, from the coding sequence ATTATGGCTTCTAAAGAAGAACTGGAGCTTGTAAATGAAGAACTGGAAGAAATCTTTCAGGCTTCCTTCGCAGAAATATTCGTAACTGACCAGAATGGCGTCGTCCTCAGGGTTAATTCTGTTTGTGAAGAAAATTATGGTCTTTCGTCTGAGGAAATTATAGGAAAGCATGTGAAGGATTTAGAAAAACAGGGAATTTTCTATCCTTCCGCTACCTTAAAGGTAATTGAAAAAGGAAAGCCAATAGAAATCCTCCAAGAAACAGGCTTTGGGCGGTTCCTGCACGTACAGGCAAGGCCTATAATGGATAAATCCGGGTACTTAAAACGCGTTATCAGCTATTCCCGGGATCTTACAGAGCTTAGCCAATTGAAAAGAAAAATTGAAGAAATGGAAGATAAAATAGAAATATTTAAGAAAGAACTTCAGGAACCACTTTATGTGGACGGCTTTATAACTAAAAGCCAAAGCTTGAAAAAAGTAATGGCCCTTATCCAGAAAATAGCAAAAGTGAACAGTACCGTACTCATCCTCGGGGAAACTGGAGTGGGTAAGAGCAAATTTGCCAGGCTGATACATTCATATAGCGACAGGGAGACTAAAGTTTTTAACGAGATAAACTGTGCGGCACTTCCGCCGCAGCTAATTGAATCTGAGTTGTTTGGCTATGAGGGCGGTTCCTTTACCGGAGCTTTCCGGGAAGGAAAAAAGGGTTTAATCGAGCTTTCAAACCAAGGAACACTCTTCCTGGATGAGATTGGCGAAATCCCTTTGGAAGTACAGGGGAAATTGCTGCAGGTACTTCAGGAAAAAAAAGTCCGTCCTGTAGGCAGCAACAAAACATTGTCGGTTGATGTAAGAATCATTTCAGCCACTAATAAAAACCTTGAAGAAATGGTTGAAAAAGGGCAATTCAGAAAGGACTTATTTTACCGGCTGAATGTAATCCCTGTCTATGTACCGCCATTAAGGGAAAGGAAAGAAGATATATTTCCACTTGTCTATCACTTTCTCGATTATTTTAACAGGCTATATAACAGTAAAGTGCGGTTTTCTCCAAAAGTTCTTGATGCTTTACTTGATTACCGGTGGGACGGGAATATAAGGGAATTGGAAAACATCGTGGAGCGCCTTGTCGTTACCGGGGATGATATCATCACCTTAAGGGATCTACCGGCTGCCATCAGACAGGTAAATAAGTCGTTTAAAGGAAAGAGGTTGTCAGATTTAATGGCTGATTTTGAAAAATCAATTATTGAAGAAGCCTATGAAAGACACCATTCATCGTATAAAGTTGCGGAGGAATTGGGTATCAGCCAGTCCGCTGCTACGAGGAAAATAAAGAAATATATACATCAGCCGGAGCTTGCTGTTATTAGTAATAATGACTT